From the Kineococcus mangrovi genome, the window GGCACCAGGTCGTCCAGGACGTCCAGCCGCTCGCGCAGCGGCACGTCGAGCAGGTCGCGGCCACCGGCGTGCAGCACGTCGAAGAAGAACGGGGTGAGGACCGTCCCGACCCCCGCCGCCGTCGTCCGGGCCGTGCGGGAGGCCGTGTCCTGGAACGCCGCCGGTCGGCCGTCCTCGTCCAGCACGAGCACCTCGCCGTCGAGGACGACGTCGCCGCCGGGCAGCGCCTCGACGACCTCGACGACCTCGGGCAGCCGCGCGGTGACGTCCTCCAGCGTGCGGGTCGCGACGAGCACCCGACCGTCGCGGCGGTGCACCTGCACGCGGATCCCGTCGAGCTTGGTGTCGACGGCCACCGGACCCCCGCCCAGGCCGGTCAGGGCGTCGGCGACCGCCGTCGCGCTCGAGGCCAGCATCGGCAGCAGCGGACGACCGACCTCCAGCCCGAACCCCGCGAGCTCCGCCGCCCCTCCGTGCAGGGCCGCGACGACCGCCGCCACCGTCGAGCCGGCCAGCATCGCCGCGCGCCGCACGTCCGCGGCGGGTACGCCCGCGACGGCGGCCGCCGCGTCCTGCACGAGCGCGTCGAGCGCACCCTGCCGCAGCTCACCGGTGACGACGCCGCGCAGCCACCGCTGCTCCTGCGCTGTGGCGCGGCCGAGCAGGTCGGTGACCGCGGCCTCCCGGCGCCCCTTCGACCCGGTCCCGGTGAGCGCCGCGATCGCCTCGAACCGGGCGTGGACGTCGCGCACCTGCAGGGAGGGCACCGCGGCCGCCGGCGGCGCGGACGCCATCGACCGCCAGCCCAGCCCCGTCCGGCGCTGCGGCAGGCTCCCGGCGAGGTAGCTGGCCACGACTCCCGTCAGCTCCAGCCCCGCGGGGTCGCCCGGCTGCAGGCGGCGCAGCAGCGCGGCGAGCTCGGCGACCTTGCGCGTGCGCGCCCGGGTCGCGGCCACGGCGGCGGAGGTGGTGACGACGTCGGCGAGGAGCACCCGGCCATCCTGCCCATCCCCACCCGCGAGCGCCGTCCGTGTGCCAGGGTGGCCGGGTGCGGTGGCGCCGGGACGAGAGAGCTCATCCGAGCGGCTCCGGGGTTCCCCCGGGGACAGCACGTCACCTCCGGCACGACACCGCAGGATCCTGTGTGCGCTGCGCGCACGGTGGATCCCGCACCGCAGGACAGGTCGTCCCGGCCCACCGCACCCGTGCCTGACCGCCGGGGCGAGCCCGCCGACCCCGTCGCCGCGGCGCTCGCGGCGGCGTTCCTCGACGGCCCCTGGACGGTGGCCGACCTCGACCGGCGCGGTCGGTGGGCCGTGGGACGGCCCCGGGCGCGCTGGGTCCGGCAGCTCGCCGGGACCGTCCTGGAACGGTTCCCGCGTCCTCCGCTCGACGAACCCCGCGCGCTGCGGGCGTTCGTGGCGGGGTCCACCCCGTACGCGCGGGCCCGTGCCGCCGCGTCCGGAGCGGGCGAGCCCCTGCGGGTCGCGCACCTGGCCGCGACGACGACCGCGATGGGCCGCGACCGGTGGGGGGTGCCGGGTCTGGACACCGTCGCCGACCTCGCCGCGTTCCTCGACCTCGACGACGCCCACCTGGACTGGTTCGCCGACCTGCACCGCTTCCAGGTCCGCGCCCCCGCCGGGCCGCTGCACCACTACCGGTCGCGGTGGGCCGGGAAACGGGGTGCCCCGCGGCTGCTCGAGGCGCCGCTGCCGCGGCTGAAGGTGGTGCAGCGCACGCTGCTGCACCGGGTGCTGGCCCGGTTCCCGGTGCACGACGCCGCGCACGGTTTCGTCCCGGGCCGGTCGGCGTTGACGGGGGCCTCGCAGCACGTGCGGGCCCGGACCGTCGTCCGCTTCGACCTGGAGGGGTTCTTCGCCGCCGTCCCGGCCGGGCGGGTCTTCGGGTTGTTCCGCCAGGGCGGGTACCCCGAACCCGTCGCGCACGCGCTGACGGGTCTGGTCACCCACGTCACCCCGCTGACGGTGCTGCGGGCCATGCCCGACGGTGGCTCGGGGGACGAGCGGCACCGGTTGCGCCGCAACCTGTCCCGGGCGCACCTGCCGCAGGGGGCGCCGACGTCACCGGCGCTGGCGAACCTGGTCGTGCTCGGGCTGGACCGTCGCCTGGCCGGCTGGGCGCGGGCCGGGGGCCTGACGTACACGCGCTACGCGGACGACCTGACGTTCTCCGCGGCCGACGGCCTCGACCCGCACCGGCTGCGACGGGCGGTGGTGGCGATCGCCGCCGACGAGGGGTTCCGGCTCAACGCGGCCAAGACGCGGGTGCGGGGGGCCGGGGCGCGCCAGCTCGTCACGGGCCTGGTCGTCAACGAGCGGCTCAACGTGCCGCGCGAGGAGTTCGACCGGCTCAAGGCCGTGCTGCACCACTGCGCGCAGCACGGCCCGGACGGTCAGGACCGGGAGGGCCACCCGGACTTCCGCGCCCACCTGCTCGGCCGCATCGCCCGGGTGGAGGCCGTCAACCCCGCGAAGGGGCGGCGGCTGCGGGCGCGCTTCGACGCGATCGCCTGGTGAGCAGGCCCTGGCGCAGCAGCCAGCGCTCGAAGACGATGGTGCCGAACGGGGGGACCCCCGCCGCGAGACCGACCACGAGGGTCTTGACCGTCCAGCGCATCGTGCGGGCGGCCCACAACGTCGAGAGCAGGTAGACGACGAACCCGATCCCGTGGACCATCCCCACGACCGGGACCCCGCCCTCGTGGGGGGCGTGGACGACCCACTTGAGGAACATCGCGATGAGCAGCGCGGTCCACGAGATCGCCTCGAACGTGGCGATGAGGCGGAACCAGCGGGCGGCGAGCGGCCCGGACGTCATGGGGTCCTCCTTCGACGGGGTGGTCCCCCGAGTCTGACGGGCTGTCGTAGACGCGGGGACCAGCGGAGCTGTGGGATCGCTCACCCGAGGACGACGCGGTCCCGTCCCGTCGCCTTGGCCGCGTACAGGGCCGCGTCGGCGCGCGAGAGCAGGGCCGAGAGGTCGAAGGGGCCAGGGCCGGTCGCGGCGACGCCGGCGCTCACGGTCACGGGTGCGCCGGCGGCCGTCGAGGCCTCGGCCACCCGGTCGCGGAACCGGTTGGCGGAACCGACCGCGGCGTGGACGTCGGGCCAACGCCCGATCCAGGCGAGTTCCTCGCCGCCGAGGCGCACCAGCACGTCGTCGGGCCGGGAACACTCTCGCAGGGCCTGGGCCACGACGACGAGGACGGCGTCGCCGACGTCGTGCCCGTGGCGGTCGTTGATGCTCTTGAAGTGGTCGATGTCGGCGACGACGGCGGTGACACCCTCCCCGCCCAGCCCGGTGCAGGCGTCCCGCAGACCGCGCCGGTTCAGCAGCCCCGTGAGGGCGTCGGTGCCGGCCGCCCGCGTGGTCGCTCGCAGGGCGCGCCGACGGCCGTGCTCGAGCCAGGCGATCACCCCCGTCGTCGCCACGCCCGCGGCGACGACGGTGCAGACGTCGGCGAGGAGTCGCGGTGTCGAGGTACCGCCGTCCACGGCGTGCAGGAGGACGGCCTGTCCGACGGCGGCCGGCAGGACGACGAACGGCAGGTGCCGGGTACGGGTCAGGAGAGCGGCCGCGGCGCACAGCGCCAGCAGTCCGACCGAGGCCGTCGTGACGTTGCCCGGCCTCGGTGGGGACAGACCGCTCAGGGTGAGGACCACGACGTCGAGCGCGAGGGCGACGGTGACGATCGGACGGGCGGCGCGACGGTCCCGGCGGGCGGCCCGCAGCGCGACGACGGCGAGCACGGACCACAGCACCGCGCTCGCGGCGACCGGCGCGAGAGCGTCGAGGCTCCGCGTCAGCACGGCGACCGCGAGACCGGGCAGGTGCAGCGCCGCGAAGACGCCGAAGGCGACGGCCTCGACGCGGCCGTCGCGCAGGTCGAGGTCAGGCACGAGGAGAACATCGACAGGCACCGGTCTCACCTTGATCGTTCCGACCCGTCAGCCCGCCAGCACCTCCTCGCCCGCGCGACCGGTGCGTCGCACGAACCCCGGCACGTCCGCCGCGGGCATCGCCGTCCCGAACAGGTGCCCCTGCGCCCGGCGCACGCCGAGGGCCCGCAGCGGGGCGACCTGGTCGGCGTGCTCGACGCCCTCGGCGAGGATCTGCACGTCCAGCGCCCGGCACAGCGCGGCGATGCCCTCCAGCAGCGCGGTGTCCCCGCCGGTCGCCAGCGTCGTCAGCGAGCGGTCCAGCTTCACCGTCGAGACGGGGAACCGGCGCATGTACGACAGCGACGTGTAGCCGATGCCGAAGTCGTCGAGGTCGAGCCGGAAACCCGCGGCGACGACCTCGCGCAGCGACGCCGCGATGCGGGGGTCGTCCGGCAGTTCCTCGTGCTCGGTGATCTCCAGGTGCACCCGGCCGGGGTCGATCCCGTGGCGGGCGGTCAGCTCCGAGATCCAGCGGGCCGTGCCCCGGCGGTGCAGGCTGCCGATGCCGAGGTTCACGGCCAGGTGGAGCCCGCCCGCGCCGGCCGCGTCCCAGCGGGCGAGGTCGCGCAGCGCCCGGCCGGTGACGTGCTCGTCCAGGCGCGCCCCCAACCCCGCGTCCTCGGCGTGCTGGAGGAACCGGTCGGGCAGCAGGAGCCCGCGGCGGGGGTGGTCCCAGCGCACGAGCGCCTCGACGCCGACGACGCGCGGGCCGCCCTCGCCCGCCAGGTCCACGACCGGCTGGTGCACGACGAGGAGCTCCCCGACGTCCTCCGGGCGGCCGCCCTGCAGCAGGAGGGACCTCAGCTCCTGCTGCACGACCAGAGCGCCGAGGACCTTCTCGCGCAGCTGCGGCCGGTAGACCAGGGCGCGTCCCTTGCCGGCCTGCTTCGCGGCGTACATCGCGACGTCGGCGTCGACGAGCGCCTCCTCGAAGGCCACGCCCGCGCGCAGCGGGGCGATCCCGATGCTCGCGCTCACCCGGTAGGGCAACCGGTCGGGCTCGAAGGGCGCGTCGAGCGCCTCCAGCACGAGGTCGGCCGGGCCGCCGTGGTGGTCCTCGGCGGTCCACACGACGACGATGAACTCGTCCCCGCCGGTGCGGGACACGACCCCGTGGCGCCCCACCGCCCGGCGCAACCGGTTCGAGACCTCGACGAGCAGCGCGTCGCCGACGGCGTGCCCGCGCGTGTCGTTGATCTGCTTGAAGTCGTCGAGGTCCACGAGGCACAGGTGCAGGTCCCGGCCGTGCAGCCGTCGTCGCAGGTCCTCCGCCGCCCCGGGCAGCCCGCGGCGGTTCACCAGGTCGGTGAGCGGGTCGCGCTCGGCGCTGCGCTCGGCCCGCCGCACCGCGAGCGCGGCCCAACCGACGCCCGCGCAGGCCAGGACGTACCCGCTGGGTGCGACCACCTCGACGGCCACGTCCGGCAGCACGTGCACGCTGCCGAGCAGCCACAGCGCCGGCACGGTGCAGAACACCGGCAGCACGCTCAGCAGCCGCTGCCCGTCACCGCGCAGCGCACCACCCGCGCAGGGGGTGCCGACGTGGCGCATGCTCGGGTGCAGGGCGGCCGCGGCCAGCAGCACCACCGCCAGGCTCTGGGTGGCGTGCAGCACGTGCCCGCCACCGCCGAGCAGGTCGGGGCGGGCGGTGACGAGCGCCGCCACGGCCAGCAGCAGCCCCGCCGCCAGCAGCACGAGGACCGTGGCGGGGGCCGTGCCCGTGCGGGTCGTGAGGATCCGCAGCAGGACGATGGCCAGCACGATGTCGGCGGCCGTCCCGACGAGCACGGCCGGGTCGCGGCCCAGGCCGGTCTCGTGCAGCATCCCGAGCACCTGCGCGACGACGAGCGCCCCCGCGCACGCGGTGAGGACGACGTCGGGCCACGTGCGGCGGCCGGGCACCCGGGCCTGGCGCAGCGTGCGGACCACGAAGGGCACGAGGGCGAGGGCGACCACCTGCACGGCGACGACGCCCCACCGGGCCCACGACGTGCCCGGACCGGTGAGCAGGCACCCCGCCGTCGCCGCCGTCGCGGCGAGGACGAGGGCCAGGACGGCCCCCCACGCCTGCGGCAGCACCGGGCGGTGCCGGCGGATCCCGAGGACCGTCAGCGCGAGGGCGCCCACGTCGACGACGAGCGCGACGACGGTCCCCGCGCCACCGGTGGCGACGGGCAGCGCCACGAGGAGGCCGAGGACGGCCAGCGCCGCCAGCGCCGCCACGTCGCGCCTGGTCATGGCCCTCCCCGTGCTCCGTGGTCCGTGGGGAGATCCCCGCCGTCGGTGCTTCGGCGCGAACGGGTGTGGACTTGTTCGCCCGATCAGGGGGCGGTGCGGCTGGAACAGCGGTGCCCCGGGCACGGTTGGCGACCCCATGAGCGTGATCAGTCTGTGGGGCGGCGGCCCGTGGCAGGACCCGTCGAGGGCCGAGGAGGCGAGGGAGGTCGCGGCCGAGGTCGAGGAGCTGGGCTACCACCGCCTGTGGTTCTCCGGCGGTTTCGAGCCCGGTGTCCTGCCCGCCTTCGGGGAACTGCTCGACGCGACCCGCACCCTCGGGGTCGCCAGCGGCATCGTCAGCATCTGGACGGCCACCCCCGACCAGTCCGCGGAGGCGTTCGCGCGCCTGGAGGCCGAGCACCCGGGGCGGTTCCTGCTGGGGCTGGGCAACTCCCACGCCCCGGCGGTCGAGGGGCAGGGGCAGCGGTACGACAAGCCGTACACGCGCACGGTCGAGTACCTCGACGCGCTCGGCGACCGGGTCCCGTCCGAGCGGGTGGTCCTGGCCGCGCTCGGGCCGAGGATGCTGGAGCTGGCCCGCGACCGGACCGCGGGGGCGCACCCCTACTTCGTGACGGTCGAGCACACCGTCGCCGCCCGCGCGGCGCTGGGCGCGGGGTCGTGGCTGGCCCCCGAGGCGGCCGTCGTCCTGGACGAGGACCCCGCCACCGCGCGGGCCACGGCCCGCGAGCACCTGGCGACGTACCTCGCGCTGCCGAACTACACGAACAACCTCCGCCGCTACGGCTGGGGCGACGACGACCTGCTGCACGGCGGCAGCGACCGCCTCGTCGACGAGCTCGTCGCCTGGGGGTCGCTGGACCAGGTGGTCGCCGGGGTGCGCCGGCACGTCGACGCGGGGGCCGACGAGGTGGCGCTGCAGGTGCTGGGCGGGCGCGGCGGGTTCCCGCGCGCGGCGTTCCGGGAGCTGGCGGGGGCGTTGTCGGGCTGAGCGCCCACCTCCCGGTGCGGTGCCAGGTCGTGGTGGGCAGGAGGACACGCTCTCCTGCACCTCCACGACCCGGCGGCGCGGCGCCGGTCGACGGTTCACGGCACCTCCTGCACCGCTGACGTGCGCCCGGGGACCGTCCAGAGGAGCCGCGGAGCGCTTCCCGGCTCCGGCTCTGCTCAGCGGTCGTCACGGCTCTCGTCCTGATCCGGCTGGACGACCGACACCGGTGGAGCCCCGGCAGCAGTACCGACGGGGAGCGCGCGAGCTCCGCGTCCGGGCGAGGGGGACGAGCCTCCCCCTCCGCGTCGCTGCTCGGGCTGTCCGGGCGAAACCCGTGTTCCTCGATCTGCCGGCTGGTGGGCGCGCTTCCCGTCCGGAGGAGGTGATCGCGAGAGTTCGACCGGGGTGCGCACCACCGGTCCGGGATCGTTACCCCATCGAGACCCCGAATCCGTTCCGGTGGTCAATGAACTCCGATAGCCCTGCAGGGCAAAACGATCGCTGTCGAACCGAGCTGTGGACGAGACCTGTCGATCTGGACGGCCACCTCCTCGCGAGGGTGAGCTCGCAGCACCGGTGCGGTGCCGGCTCGAGATCTCGGTTACGGTCGACGCGACCTGATGGACGGAGAAGCGCGCCGCTCAGCGGTGCATGAAGAGGTTCACACCGAGAGCCCTTCTCGTCGTCTTCTTGTGCCCTGGACCGAGTGGTCCAGCGGTGTGCGGTGGGGTCGGCCGGGACTCGCGGCCGAGCATCGTGTTCGCAGCGCCGAGACACCGGCGTGCGACCGGGGGTCGAGGTCGTTCCGCCGCGCGTCGTCGTGGGTTCGAGGAGGATGAGGAGGTCGCCTGTGCCGGACGTGCACGCGCGAGGACTGTTCAAGGTGTTCGGCAGGAAGCCCGAGGAGGCCGTCCAGCGGTTGCGGGACGGGGCCACGGCCGCCGAGCTGCGGGCCGAGGGGATCTCGGCCGCGGTCGTCGACGTCGATCTCGACGTCGCTCCGGGCGAGATCTTCGTCGTCATGGGGTTGTCCGGATCGGGCAAGTCCACGCTCATCCGCATGCTCAACGGGCTGCTCAGGCCCAGCGCCGGCACCGTGGAGATCGACGGCCAGGACATCACGGCCCTCGACGAGACCGGTCTGCGGCGAGTGCGGCAGGACACCATGAGCATGGTCTTCCAGCACTTCGCGCTCCTGCCGCACCGCACCGCCCTCGACAACGCCGCGTACGCCCTCGAGCTGCGGGGTGTCCCGACGCAGGAACGCCGCGCCACCGCCGCCCGGGCACTGCGGCGCGTCGGCCTGGGCGGCTGGGAGGACCGCTACCCCGGTGACCTGTCCGGCGGGATGCAGCAGCGCGTCGGTCTGGCCCGTGCGCTGGCCGCCGGTACGGACCTGCTGCTGATGGACGAGGCGTTCAGCGCCCTCGACCCGCTGATCCGTCGCGAGATGCAGGACGAGCTGCTCACCCTGCAGGAGGAACTCGGGCAGACCATCGTCTTCATCACCCACGACCTCAACGAGGCCATGCGCCTGGGCGACAGGGTGATGGTCATGCGCGACGGGCGCAGCGTCCAGGTGGGCACGCCGCAGGAGATCCTCCTCGATCCCGTCGATTCGTACGTCGCCCAGTTCCTGGCCGACGTCGACCGGGCCCGCGTCCTCACGGCTGCTGACGTCAGCAGGAGAACCGGTCGCGGCGACGGTGCGGACGCCGTCCCGTCCAGCGCCCCCGTGGGCCGGGTCAGCGCCGACACCCCGCTGGCCGACCTGCTCGAACCCATGGCCGCCACCGGTGCCCCCATCACCGTCGTCGACGAGGCCGGCAACCCGCAGGGGTTCGTGGAGACCGCGGACGTCCTCGGTGCCCTGAGCGCCGCGACCGCCCCCCCGACCGGGGAGAGCCCCCGGGCCGCAGCGGAGAAGGAGGATGCCCGTGCGTGACCTGTTCCCCGTCCCCCGACTGCTCGTCGGGGACACCTTCGACGTCGCCTTCGACTGGATCACGACCCACCTGGCGTGGTTGTTCGACGCGATCGCCTGGGTGACCGGGGGGGCCACGGAGCTGTTGACCGACGCGCTGGCCTGGCCGCCGCCGGTCGTCCTGGCGCTGGCGCTGGCGATCCTGGGGGTGCTGCTGCGTTCGGTGACCTTCGGTGTCGTCTCCTTCGCCGGTCTGCTCCTGGTCATCAGCATGGAGCTGTGGACCGAGGCGATGGAAACCCTCGCCCTGGTGCTGACCGCCACCATCGCCGCGACGGTGATCGCTGTTCCCGTGGGGATCCTCGCCGCCCGGTACGACCGGTTCAGCACCGTTCTCCGGCCCGTCCTGGACTTCATGCAGACGATGCCCGCGTTCGTCTACCTCGTCCCGGCCGTCACCCTCTTCAGCATCGGCACCGTCCCGGGCGTGGTGGTCACCATCATCTTCGCGATGCCTCCCGGGGTCCGCCTCAACGAACTCGGCATCCGCCAGGTCGACGCGGAGGTCGTCGAGGCCGGCAACGCGTTCGGCGGGTCCCCGCGGCAGATCCTGCGCGGCATCCAGTTGCCCCTGGCCCTGCCGACGATCATGGCCGGCGTCAACCAGGTGATCATGCTGGCCCTGTCCATGGCCGTCATCGCCGGCCTCATCGGCGCCAACGGGCTCGGGTCCACCGTGACCACCGCCATCTCCCGCCTGAACGTCGGCCTGGGGGTCGAGGCCGGTCTCTCGGTCGTCGTCATCGCCATCTACCTGGACCGGATCACCGGCGCCCTCGGCACCGACGGCGGTCTGCTGCGCGCCCTGCGCCGGCGGGGAGCGGCCGGGACCTCCAGGGTCACGCGGTCGGCGGCGAAAGAACCCGCCGGCGTCTGAACCGCTCGTCCAGCACCAGAACCCGTATCGACAGGAAGAGATCTCGTGACCCAGAAGACAGTGTCCCGCGCCACCTTCGGCCGTCTGAGCGTCGGTCTCGCAGCAGCCGGGGTGGTGGCGGCGTGCTCCGGTGAGTCGGCCACCAACTCGGCCGGGAGCAGCCAGGCCAGCACCAGCGACGACGTCCGCACCGTCAACCTGGGGTTCCTCCCCGGGTGGACCGACGGTCTGAGCACCGCCTACCTCTGGAAGAACCTCCTCGAGGGTGAGGGGTACGCCGTGGAGTTCACGGAACTCTCCGACGCCGCCCCGTTGTACACGGCGCTCGCTCAGGGC encodes:
- a CDS encoding putative bifunctional diguanylate cyclase/phosphodiesterase, with the translated sequence MTRRDVAALAALAVLGLLVALPVATGGAGTVVALVVDVGALALTVLGIRRHRPVLPQAWGAVLALVLAATAATAGCLLTGPGTSWARWGVVAVQVVALALVPFVVRTLRQARVPGRRTWPDVVLTACAGALVVAQVLGMLHETGLGRDPAVLVGTAADIVLAIVLLRILTTRTGTAPATVLVLLAAGLLLAVAALVTARPDLLGGGGHVLHATQSLAVVLLAAAALHPSMRHVGTPCAGGALRGDGQRLLSVLPVFCTVPALWLLGSVHVLPDVAVEVVAPSGYVLACAGVGWAALAVRRAERSAERDPLTDLVNRRGLPGAAEDLRRRLHGRDLHLCLVDLDDFKQINDTRGHAVGDALLVEVSNRLRRAVGRHGVVSRTGGDEFIVVVWTAEDHHGGPADLVLEALDAPFEPDRLPYRVSASIGIAPLRAGVAFEEALVDADVAMYAAKQAGKGRALVYRPQLREKVLGALVVQQELRSLLLQGGRPEDVGELLVVHQPVVDLAGEGGPRVVGVEALVRWDHPRRGLLLPDRFLQHAEDAGLGARLDEHVTGRALRDLARWDAAGAGGLHLAVNLGIGSLHRRGTARWISELTARHGIDPGRVHLEITEHEELPDDPRIAASLREVVAAGFRLDLDDFGIGYTSLSYMRRFPVSTVKLDRSLTTLATGGDTALLEGIAALCRALDVQILAEGVEHADQVAPLRALGVRRAQGHLFGTAMPAADVPGFVRRTGRAGEEVLAG
- a CDS encoding GGDEF domain-containing protein is translated as MPDLDLRDGRVEAVAFGVFAALHLPGLAVAVLTRSLDALAPVAASAVLWSVLAVVALRAARRDRRAARPIVTVALALDVVVLTLSGLSPPRPGNVTTASVGLLALCAAAALLTRTRHLPFVVLPAAVGQAVLLHAVDGGTSTPRLLADVCTVVAAGVATTGVIAWLEHGRRRALRATTRAAGTDALTGLLNRRGLRDACTGLGGEGVTAVVADIDHFKSINDRHGHDVGDAVLVVVAQALRECSRPDDVLVRLGGEELAWIGRWPDVHAAVGSANRFRDRVAEASTAAGAPVTVSAGVAATGPGPFDLSALLSRADAALYAAKATGRDRVVLG
- a CDS encoding quaternary amine ABC transporter ATP-binding protein produces the protein MPDVHARGLFKVFGRKPEEAVQRLRDGATAAELRAEGISAAVVDVDLDVAPGEIFVVMGLSGSGKSTLIRMLNGLLRPSAGTVEIDGQDITALDETGLRRVRQDTMSMVFQHFALLPHRTALDNAAYALELRGVPTQERRATAARALRRVGLGGWEDRYPGDLSGGMQQRVGLARALAAGTDLLLMDEAFSALDPLIRREMQDELLTLQEELGQTIVFITHDLNEAMRLGDRVMVMRDGRSVQVGTPQEILLDPVDSYVAQFLADVDRARVLTAADVSRRTGRGDGADAVPSSAPVGRVSADTPLADLLEPMAATGAPITVVDEAGNPQGFVETADVLGALSAATAPPTGESPRAAAEKEDARA
- a CDS encoding ATP-dependent DNA ligase; its protein translation is MLLADVVTTSAAVAATRARTRKVAELAALLRRLQPGDPAGLELTGVVASYLAGSLPQRRTGLGWRSMASAPPAAAVPSLQVRDVHARFEAIAALTGTGSKGRREAAVTDLLGRATAQEQRWLRGVVTGELRQGALDALVQDAAAAVAGVPAADVRRAAMLAGSTVAAVVAALHGGAAELAGFGLEVGRPLLPMLASSATAVADALTGLGGGPVAVDTKLDGIRVQVHRRDGRVLVATRTLEDVTARLPEVVEVVEALPGGDVVLDGEVLVLDEDGRPAAFQDTASRTARTTAAGVGTVLTPFFFDVLHAGGRDLLDVPLRERLDVLDDLVPQRHRVARLVTADSGAATAFSREAVAAGHEGVVVKDLASPYAAGRRGGAWVKVKPVHTLDLVVLAVERGSGRRSGWLSTVHLGARDPGTGGFVMLGKTFKGMTDEVLAWQTQRFRELQVGEDGHVVRVRPEQVVEVAFDGLQRSTRYPGGVALRFARVVRYRDDKTAADADTLETVRGTASGRSRPAG
- a CDS encoding ABC transporter permease, which gives rise to MPVRDLFPVPRLLVGDTFDVAFDWITTHLAWLFDAIAWVTGGATELLTDALAWPPPVVLALALAILGVLLRSVTFGVVSFAGLLLVISMELWTEAMETLALVLTATIAATVIAVPVGILAARYDRFSTVLRPVLDFMQTMPAFVYLVPAVTLFSIGTVPGVVVTIIFAMPPGVRLNELGIRQVDAEVVEAGNAFGGSPRQILRGIQLPLALPTIMAGVNQVIMLALSMAVIAGLIGANGLGSTVTTAISRLNVGLGVEAGLSVVVIAIYLDRITGALGTDGGLLRALRRRGAAGTSRVTRSAAKEPAGV
- a CDS encoding reverse transcriptase family protein, translating into MPDRRGEPADPVAAALAAAFLDGPWTVADLDRRGRWAVGRPRARWVRQLAGTVLERFPRPPLDEPRALRAFVAGSTPYARARAAASGAGEPLRVAHLAATTTAMGRDRWGVPGLDTVADLAAFLDLDDAHLDWFADLHRFQVRAPAGPLHHYRSRWAGKRGAPRLLEAPLPRLKVVQRTLLHRVLARFPVHDAAHGFVPGRSALTGASQHVRARTVVRFDLEGFFAAVPAGRVFGLFRQGGYPEPVAHALTGLVTHVTPLTVLRAMPDGGSGDERHRLRRNLSRAHLPQGAPTSPALANLVVLGLDRRLAGWARAGGLTYTRYADDLTFSAADGLDPHRLRRAVVAIAADEGFRLNAAKTRVRGAGARQLVTGLVVNERLNVPREEFDRLKAVLHHCAQHGPDGQDREGHPDFRAHLLGRIARVEAVNPAKGRRLRARFDAIAW
- a CDS encoding TIGR03620 family F420-dependent LLM class oxidoreductase; amino-acid sequence: MSVISLWGGGPWQDPSRAEEAREVAAEVEELGYHRLWFSGGFEPGVLPAFGELLDATRTLGVASGIVSIWTATPDQSAEAFARLEAEHPGRFLLGLGNSHAPAVEGQGQRYDKPYTRTVEYLDALGDRVPSERVVLAALGPRMLELARDRTAGAHPYFVTVEHTVAARAALGAGSWLAPEAAVVLDEDPATARATAREHLATYLALPNYTNNLRRYGWGDDDLLHGGSDRLVDELVAWGSLDQVVAGVRRHVDAGADEVALQVLGGRGGFPRAAFRELAGALSG
- a CDS encoding DUF3817 domain-containing protein, which encodes MTSGPLAARWFRLIATFEAISWTALLIAMFLKWVVHAPHEGGVPVVGMVHGIGFVVYLLSTLWAARTMRWTVKTLVVGLAAGVPPFGTIVFERWLLRQGLLTRRSRRSAPAAAAPSRG